From Sphingopyxis sp. MWB1, a single genomic window includes:
- a CDS encoding alpha/beta hydrolase, which produces MARLLPLALAAALVSTSAAAMPGEPKAPRAEARDIVYRDVDAIALRLDVYEPPSGASRPAPVLVHFHGGGWARGQRPESWTGFRPYLNAGMGLVTVQYRLAGQARAPAAVQDARCALKWVADHAERFGFDPARIIVTGTSAGGHLAAMAAYLPPDNDIDSAECRGAPRAAALIDFYGPTNLTQWRPAAAGRHPTIARWIGEGADAARLERHMSPLHWLSSDAPPTFIVHGDADPVVPFDQSVALKQRLDALGVAAEMVRVPGGGHGRFSPEWRADISRRAVAFLCGQGLLEAISCPIKK; this is translated from the coding sequence TTGGCCCGCCTTCTTCCCCTTGCCTTGGCGGCGGCGCTGGTTTCGACCAGCGCCGCCGCAATGCCGGGCGAGCCAAAGGCGCCGCGCGCCGAAGCGCGGGATATTGTTTATCGCGACGTGGACGCTATCGCGCTGCGGCTCGATGTATATGAACCCCCGTCCGGCGCCTCGCGTCCCGCGCCGGTGCTTGTCCATTTTCATGGCGGCGGGTGGGCGCGGGGACAGCGGCCCGAAAGCTGGACCGGATTTCGCCCCTATCTGAACGCCGGAATGGGGCTGGTGACGGTGCAATATCGGCTGGCCGGGCAGGCCAGGGCGCCGGCGGCGGTGCAGGATGCGCGCTGCGCGCTCAAATGGGTCGCCGATCATGCCGAACGCTTTGGCTTCGACCCGGCGCGCATCATCGTCACCGGCACGTCGGCGGGCGGACATCTCGCCGCCATGGCCGCCTATCTGCCCCCCGACAATGATATCGACAGCGCCGAATGCCGCGGCGCACCGCGCGCGGCGGCGCTGATCGACTTTTACGGGCCCACCAATCTTACCCAGTGGCGGCCTGCCGCCGCAGGGCGGCACCCGACGATCGCGCGCTGGATTGGCGAGGGCGCCGATGCGGCCCGGCTCGAACGCCATATGTCTCCCTTGCACTGGCTCTCCTCCGATGCGCCGCCGACCTTCATCGTCCATGGCGATGCCGATCCCGTGGTGCCATTTGATCAGTCGGTGGCACTGAAACAGCGGCTCGATGCGCTGGGTGTGGCGGCAGAGATGGTGCGCGTGCCGGGCGGCGGCCATGGCCGCTTCTCCCCCGAATGGCGGGCCGATATATCCCGCCGGGCGGTCGCCTTTTTGTGCGGGCAGGGATTATTGGAAGCAATCTCATGCCCCATAAAAAAATAA
- a CDS encoding TonB-dependent receptor: protein MSSSEQARVRAMRAAMLSSAGILVAIAASAPAMAQSDVADQAAAQDDDAIVVSGVRASIQDSINVKRQETAIVDALSADDIGDLPALSVGQAIQTITGATTHREKGDASELALRGLGPFLSNSTFNGREASNGSGDRSVNFNQFPSELVNNIKIYKTQQASLIEGGVAGTVEIGTLRPLDFGKRRIQGEIKAQYNPYGNRIVGEGGIGWRGTLSYVDQFANDTIGIALGVQRNDTNNPEETFAASTTWTACRADIIVPNGNCTEYTRDQYGEDRPFYLAPNSYTFRQISETDRRDAIFGAIQWQPSDRINVNLDVQYSDRTYVENRTDLNLSEGRYGITNAVYDENGALRSFDGRSSIESNTIELARSEEYLGGGLSVEWTPTDRLTLTLDGSYSRTIRYEDERNARLRTDAFDVNGVRTAINNQRIPYKYELQPGSFVPTITIDPRFDLNNHDLFWDDARFRRDQSRRYNRILAGRADARYETDGFLSAISAGGRWSKLVYRDYDVRKEENYNPAMSEDRRINNLCRNLAFPQRDFLSAAGDANGIHSWATFDLDCLFQEYVGAVDPGPLEDKRAIANRDVMERTFAGYIMGEYDANLGNMPVRGNFGVRVVNTQVTSYGLRSELDVVTTTDGIELVPTGEFETVTIKSSSTRVLPSINAIFEVAPDVQFRLAGYRAMSRPAPSALGAGRTITPADGSDFDTIEDAIGGIIATGSPRLKPLMSWNADAALEWYPNKDSMLSATVYYKQFNGGFEPVIIDESFNIGGEEVVVPVPQTRNSPDKSRIYGLELTGATRFSFLPKPLDGFGAKVSYNYADSNFVTQDIRLGDTYNPVTDSVEPGIVEPANLSGYSKHVLSAQAYYETGPLSLQAIYNYRSSYYQDFVGGNNQLRYVGPSETVDLRASLALMKGVSLRVEAVNIFNDPKETYMPVYGNPRQYHYYGAKYFIGLRARI, encoded by the coding sequence ATGAGTTCATCGGAACAGGCTCGCGTTCGGGCTATGCGGGCGGCCATGCTGAGCAGCGCCGGGATATTGGTCGCTATCGCCGCATCGGCGCCTGCGATGGCGCAAAGCGATGTTGCGGATCAGGCCGCGGCGCAGGATGATGACGCGATTGTTGTCAGCGGTGTGCGCGCGTCGATTCAGGATTCGATCAACGTCAAGCGGCAGGAAACGGCCATCGTCGATGCGCTATCCGCCGACGATATCGGTGACCTGCCCGCGCTGTCCGTGGGGCAGGCGATCCAGACGATCACCGGCGCGACGACCCACCGCGAAAAGGGCGATGCGTCGGAGCTCGCGCTGCGCGGCCTTGGCCCCTTCCTCAGCAACTCGACCTTCAACGGCCGTGAAGCTTCGAATGGCAGCGGCGACCGCTCGGTCAACTTCAACCAATTCCCCTCGGAACTGGTCAACAATATCAAGATCTACAAGACGCAGCAGGCCAGCCTGATCGAAGGCGGCGTTGCCGGGACTGTGGAAATTGGCACGCTGCGTCCGCTCGATTTCGGCAAGCGCCGCATTCAGGGCGAGATCAAGGCGCAATATAATCCCTATGGCAACCGCATTGTCGGCGAGGGCGGGATCGGCTGGCGCGGGACGCTCAGCTATGTCGACCAATTTGCGAATGACACCATCGGCATCGCCCTTGGCGTCCAGCGCAACGACACGAACAATCCCGAAGAAACCTTTGCCGCTTCGACGACCTGGACGGCTTGCCGCGCCGATATCATCGTCCCCAATGGCAATTGCACCGAATATACGCGCGACCAATATGGGGAAGATCGCCCCTTCTATCTTGCCCCCAATTCCTACACTTTCCGCCAGATCAGCGAGACGGACCGCCGCGATGCGATCTTCGGCGCCATCCAGTGGCAGCCGTCGGACCGGATCAATGTCAATCTGGACGTCCAATATTCGGATCGTACCTATGTCGAAAACCGCACCGACCTCAATCTGTCGGAAGGGCGTTATGGCATTACCAATGCCGTCTATGATGAAAATGGCGCGCTTCGCAGCTTTGACGGGCGTTCGTCGATTGAATCAAACACCATCGAACTGGCGCGTTCTGAAGAATATCTGGGCGGCGGCCTGTCGGTCGAGTGGACGCCGACCGACCGTCTGACGCTCACGCTCGATGGCTCCTATTCGCGCACCATTCGTTATGAAGATGAGCGCAATGCGCGGCTGCGGACCGACGCCTTTGACGTCAATGGCGTCCGGACCGCGATCAACAACCAGCGCATCCCCTATAAATATGAGCTGCAGCCGGGCAGTTTTGTCCCGACGATCACCATCGATCCGCGGTTCGACCTCAACAATCACGATCTGTTCTGGGACGATGCGCGTTTCCGCCGCGATCAGAGCCGCCGCTATAACCGCATCCTCGCGGGCCGCGCCGATGCCCGTTACGAAACCGACGGCTTCCTCAGCGCCATCTCGGCGGGCGGGCGCTGGTCCAAGCTGGTTTACCGCGATTATGACGTCCGCAAGGAAGAAAATTATAATCCGGCGATGTCAGAGGATCGGCGGATTAACAATCTGTGCCGCAACCTTGCTTTTCCGCAGCGCGATTTTCTGTCGGCAGCGGGTGATGCCAATGGCATTCACAGCTGGGCGACCTTCGACCTTGACTGCTTGTTCCAGGAATATGTGGGGGCAGTCGATCCGGGACCGCTGGAGGACAAGCGCGCAATTGCCAACCGCGATGTGATGGAACGCACTTTCGCGGGCTATATCATGGGCGAATATGATGCGAACCTTGGCAATATGCCGGTGCGCGGCAATTTCGGGGTGCGGGTCGTCAATACCCAGGTGACCTCTTATGGTCTTCGCAGCGAGCTGGATGTCGTCACGACCACCGACGGCATCGAACTGGTCCCGACGGGCGAATTTGAAACGGTCACGATCAAAAGCTCTTCGACCCGCGTTCTGCCCAGCATCAATGCGATTTTCGAAGTTGCGCCCGACGTCCAGTTCCGCCTGGCGGGCTATCGCGCCATGTCGCGTCCCGCGCCCAGCGCGCTGGGGGCAGGCCGCACCATCACCCCGGCTGATGGCAGCGATTTCGATACGATCGAGGATGCGATCGGCGGCATCATCGCCACGGGCAGCCCGCGTCTGAAACCGTTGATGTCGTGGAATGCCGATGCCGCGCTTGAATGGTATCCGAACAAGGACAGCATGCTGTCGGCCACCGTCTATTACAAACAGTTCAACGGCGGCTTTGAGCCGGTCATCATCGATGAAAGCTTCAACATCGGCGGTGAAGAAGTTGTGGTGCCGGTTCCGCAGACGCGCAACAGCCCCGACAAATCGCGCATCTATGGGCTTGAACTGACGGGGGCGACGCGCTTCAGCTTCCTTCCCAAGCCGCTCGACGGGTTCGGCGCCAAGGTCAGCTATAATTATGCCGACTCCAATTTTGTGACCCAGGATATTCGCCTTGGCGATACCTATAATCCGGTCACGGACAGCGTGGAGCCGGGGATTGTCGAGCCGGCGAATTTGTCGGGCTATTCCAAGCATGTGCTGTCGGCGCAGGCTTATTATGAAACCGGCCCCTTGTCGCTGCAGGCCATTTATAACTACCGGTCGAGCTATTATCAGGACTTTGTCGGCGGCAATAACCAGCTGCGCTATGTGGGTCCCAGCGAGACGGTCGATCTGCGCGCGTCGCTGGCCCTGATGAAAGGCGTTTCGCTGCGGGTCGAGGCGGTGAATATCTTCAACGATCCCAAGGAAACTTACATGCCGGTTTACGGCAACCCGCGCCAATATCATTATTATGGGGCAAAATATTTCATCGGTCTGCGGGCGCGGATCTAA
- a CDS encoding SDR family NAD(P)-dependent oxidoreductase yields the protein MNLQGKTALVTGGGRDIGRSVSIALARAGARVAINYKSGREAAEETLAAIKDAGGDAFLVQADVTDSAAVKAMLEEVGVAFSGRLDILVNLAGGMVARKTLAEMDEEFFDHVMTLNMKSAFLVLQAAYPFLGEGSSVINVASQAGRDGGGPGASVYATAKGAMMTYTRSMAKELGPQGIRVNAVCPGLIGTSFHDIFSKPEGRAAVAGNTPLRREGHPDEVAEVITFLASPASSFLAGVNLDVNGGLFLS from the coding sequence ATGAATCTCCAAGGAAAAACCGCGCTTGTAACCGGCGGCGGACGCGATATCGGCCGGTCGGTCTCGATCGCGCTGGCGCGCGCCGGTGCGCGGGTCGCGATCAACTATAAGAGCGGTCGCGAAGCTGCCGAGGAAACGCTTGCCGCGATCAAGGATGCGGGCGGCGATGCCTTTCTCGTGCAGGCCGATGTGACGGACAGCGCGGCGGTCAAGGCGATGCTGGAAGAAGTCGGCGTCGCGTTCAGCGGCCGTCTCGACATTCTCGTCAATCTCGCGGGCGGCATGGTCGCGCGCAAGACGCTGGCGGAAATGGACGAAGAGTTCTTCGATCATGTCATGACGCTGAACATGAAATCGGCCTTCCTCGTGCTGCAGGCGGCCTATCCCTTCCTGGGCGAAGGGTCGTCGGTGATCAACGTCGCGTCGCAGGCGGGCCGCGATGGCGGTGGGCCGGGCGCATCGGTCTATGCCACGGCCAAGGGCGCGATGATGACCTATACCCGCTCGATGGCCAAGGAACTGGGCCCACAGGGCATTCGCGTCAATGCGGTCTGCCCCGGCCTGATCGGCACCAGCTTCCACGATATTTTCTCCAAGCCCGAAGGCCGCGCGGCCGTTGCCGGCAACACGCCGCTGCGCCGCGAAGGCCATCCGGACGAAGTGGCGGAAGTGATCACCTTCCTCGCCTCGCCAGCCTCCAGCTTCCTCGCCGGGGTCAATCTGGACGTTAACGGGGGCCTGTTCCTCTCCTGA
- a CDS encoding MFS transporter: MKGRLRWCVIGLIGLATVINYIDRNALAVMWPEVSKEIGATKEDYALLVTIFMIFYAFGQSLFGRIFDAIGTRMGFTVSIVIWSLSIAAHALVRSMPLLMVLRATLGVSEAGNWPGAAKANALWFPSRERALAQGIFNAGASLGGIISAPLIALLFVQFGWHGTFLLIGVLGFIWLVPWLWFYKADPENHPHISAEERAYILSGRTEAGQSETRRMPLGELLRHRQSWGVILARFFLDPVWWLFVSWLPIYLAETFGFDVKQIGLFAWVPFVGAMMGSLFGGWLAGRIIGGGGSVHKARTTAIALGCAIMLPALLLTIRADDPLSAVLLIACILFGFQTAIGNIQTLPSDYFGGGAVGSLAGISGTAAVAGTLITTWLVPLLTKASYAPIFALSAAIVPLSFLAFRLIGGRVEPVVTGHPHAQNKE; encoded by the coding sequence ATGAAGGGGCGTCTGCGTTGGTGCGTCATCGGTCTGATCGGCCTGGCCACCGTCATCAATTATATCGACCGCAACGCGCTTGCCGTAATGTGGCCCGAAGTGTCGAAGGAAATTGGCGCGACGAAGGAGGATTATGCCCTTCTCGTCACCATTTTCATGATTTTCTATGCGTTCGGCCAGTCGCTGTTCGGGCGTATCTTTGACGCCATCGGGACGCGCATGGGCTTTACCGTGTCGATCGTCATCTGGTCGCTGTCCATCGCGGCGCATGCGCTGGTGCGTTCCATGCCCTTGCTCATGGTGTTGCGCGCGACGCTGGGGGTCAGCGAGGCCGGAAACTGGCCGGGCGCGGCCAAGGCCAATGCGCTCTGGTTTCCCTCGCGCGAACGCGCGCTGGCGCAGGGTATTTTCAACGCCGGGGCATCACTCGGCGGGATTATTTCGGCGCCGCTGATCGCGCTGCTCTTCGTGCAGTTCGGCTGGCACGGCACCTTTCTGCTGATCGGTGTTCTCGGCTTTATCTGGCTGGTGCCATGGCTCTGGTTCTACAAGGCCGATCCCGAAAACCACCCGCATATCAGCGCCGAAGAGCGCGCCTATATTCTGTCGGGCCGTACCGAGGCGGGGCAGAGTGAAACGCGCCGCATGCCGCTCGGCGAATTGCTGCGCCACCGGCAAAGCTGGGGCGTCATTCTCGCCCGCTTTTTCCTCGATCCGGTCTGGTGGCTGTTCGTGTCGTGGCTGCCCATCTATCTGGCTGAAACCTTCGGCTTTGACGTGAAGCAGATCGGGCTTTTTGCCTGGGTGCCCTTTGTCGGCGCGATGATGGGAAGCCTGTTCGGCGGCTGGCTCGCGGGGCGCATCATCGGCGGCGGCGGCAGCGTCCACAAGGCGCGCACGACGGCGATTGCGCTGGGCTGCGCGATCATGTTGCCCGCGCTTTTGCTGACGATCCGCGCCGATGATCCCTTGTCGGCGGTGCTGCTGATTGCCTGCATCCTCTTTGGTTTTCAGACTGCCATCGGCAATATCCAGACGCTGCCCAGCGATTATTTCGGCGGCGGCGCGGTCGGTAGCCTCGCCGGGATCAGCGGGACCGCCGCTGTCGCGGGGACGCTCATCACCACCTGGCTCGTCCCGCTGCTTACCAAGGCCAGCTACGCGCCGATCTTCGCGCTTTCGGCGGCGATTGTGCCGCTGTCCTTCCTCGCTTTCCGCCTGATTGGTGGCCGGGTTGAACCGGTCGTCACCGGGCATCCCCACGCTCAGAATAAGGAATGA
- a CDS encoding heparinase II/III domain-containing protein, which translates to MRPLLALVLAGGMPLSVALPAAAIAADSAPRAPGAREQAPLFAAEMERAARNVEASIRAGIQVPVPRDPGGGFTHEKHKQNYRIIFEAGQLYRLTGDVRYRDHARDLLKAYADLFPGLGPHPAASNQVPGRLFWQSLNDSVFLVNAVQGYAQIRASLPAADRDHIDNGLIRPMARFLSDGSPQVINRIHNHATWAAAGVGLSGYLLNDRDLVDKALLGLDKSGKAGFLRQLDLLFSPDGYYAEGPYYQRYALQPFVVFAAAIAAHDPQRKIFDYRDGILLKAVRTTIDLTHDGYFIPLNDAIREKSLQTEELYHAVAIAYAATQDPAFLSIAKWQGRTVLTPEGETVAADLAAGKAQPWPFASRALSDGPDGQSGALILLRGDAGFDGPLLVAKNGVQGMGHGHFDRLNWLYYDETGPVVTDYGAARFLNVEAKAGGRYLPENDSWAKATVAHNMLVVDEQDQFGGDWKKGEEHAAQQIAAGLDAPLQYSIAAIDTAYPGVGLRRALILLKVEGLAQPLTLDILRATSDAAHRYDLPLHFSGHIIDSDVEFSRNLAERSVLGTANGYQHLWVDGKGQKADGARLTWMKGRRFYSYHMRPPAGTNFILAESGANDPDFNLRREPVLIQRADGQKNASFVSLLEPHGDYDASTEAVVASSSRLRAFDHRRLDAADLVKISLANGESFVVAVADDASPAARHNVMLEGRRLEWTGPVARIKLPRETRK; encoded by the coding sequence ATGAGGCCGCTTCTTGCCCTAGTCCTTGCGGGCGGGATGCCGCTCAGCGTTGCCCTGCCGGCCGCTGCCATCGCCGCTGATAGCGCGCCGCGCGCGCCGGGCGCGCGCGAGCAGGCGCCGCTTTTTGCCGCCGAAATGGAGCGCGCCGCGCGCAATGTCGAAGCGTCGATCCGCGCAGGGATTCAGGTGCCGGTGCCCAGGGATCCGGGCGGCGGTTTCACCCATGAAAAGCACAAGCAAAATTACCGCATCATCTTTGAGGCGGGCCAGCTTTACCGCCTGACCGGCGATGTCCGCTATCGCGACCATGCGCGCGACTTGCTTAAGGCCTATGCCGATCTCTTTCCGGGGCTTGGGCCGCATCCTGCCGCCTCCAATCAGGTGCCGGGGCGTCTTTTCTGGCAAAGCCTGAACGACAGCGTTTTTCTGGTGAATGCGGTGCAGGGCTATGCCCAGATCCGCGCATCGCTCCCGGCGGCAGATCGTGACCATATCGACAATGGATTGATCCGTCCCATGGCGCGCTTCCTCTCGGATGGCTCGCCGCAGGTGATCAACCGCATCCATAATCATGCGACCTGGGCGGCGGCGGGCGTCGGCCTGTCGGGCTATCTGCTGAACGACCGCGACCTGGTCGACAAGGCGCTGCTCGGCCTCGACAAAAGCGGCAAGGCGGGCTTCCTCCGTCAGCTTGACCTGCTCTTTTCACCCGACGGCTATTATGCCGAAGGTCCCTACTATCAGCGGTACGCGCTTCAGCCCTTTGTGGTCTTTGCCGCCGCCATTGCGGCGCATGACCCGCAGCGAAAGATTTTCGATTATCGCGACGGCATTTTGCTGAAAGCGGTGCGGACGACCATCGACCTCACCCATGATGGTTATTTCATTCCGCTCAATGATGCGATCCGCGAAAAGAGCCTGCAGACCGAGGAATTATATCATGCGGTCGCCATCGCTTATGCGGCCACCCAGGATCCCGCCTTCCTGTCGATAGCAAAATGGCAGGGCCGCACCGTCCTGACCCCCGAAGGCGAGACGGTTGCCGCCGATCTGGCCGCCGGCAAGGCGCAGCCCTGGCCCTTTGCCTCGCGTGCCTTGAGCGATGGTCCCGACGGCCAGTCGGGCGCCTTGATCCTGCTGCGCGGGGATGCCGGTTTCGACGGGCCGCTGCTGGTTGCCAAAAATGGTGTGCAGGGCATGGGGCACGGCCATTTCGATCGGCTGAACTGGCTTTATTATGACGAAACCGGCCCGGTCGTGACCGATTATGGCGCGGCGCGCTTCCTCAATGTCGAGGCGAAGGCAGGCGGGCGCTATCTGCCCGAAAATGACAGCTGGGCCAAGGCGACGGTCGCGCACAATATGCTCGTCGTCGATGAGCAAGATCAGTTCGGCGGCGACTGGAAAAAGGGCGAGGAACATGCCGCGCAGCAGATAGCCGCGGGGCTCGATGCGCCGCTCCAATATTCGATCGCCGCTATCGACACCGCCTATCCCGGCGTTGGGCTGCGTCGGGCGCTCATCCTCCTCAAGGTCGAGGGGTTGGCACAGCCGCTGACGCTCGACATCTTGCGCGCCACCAGCGACGCCGCGCACCGTTATGATCTGCCGCTGCATTTTTCCGGCCATATCATCGACAGCGACGTGGAATTTTCCCGCAATCTGGCTGAGCGCTCGGTGCTGGGAACGGCCAATGGCTATCAGCATCTGTGGGTCGATGGCAAAGGGCAAAAGGCTGATGGCGCGCGCCTTACCTGGATGAAGGGGCGGCGTTTCTACAGCTATCATATGCGGCCGCCTGCGGGGACAAATTTCATCCTCGCCGAAAGCGGCGCCAATGACCCCGATTTCAACCTGCGCCGCGAACCGGTGCTGATCCAGCGCGCCGATGGGCAGAAAAATGCGAGCTTCGTCAGCCTGCTTGAACCGCATGGCGATTATGACGCCTCGACCGAGGCCGTGGTGGCCAGCAGTTCGCGTCTGCGCGCCTTTGACCATCGCCGCCTCGATGCGGCGGACCTTGTGAAAATCAGCCTCGCCAATGGGGAGAGCTTCGTGGTTGCCGTGGCGGATGATGCGTCCCCGGCGGCGCGGCATAACGTGATGCTGGAGGGGCGCCGCCTTGAATGGACCGGCCCTGTGGCGCGCATCAAATTACCAAGGGAGACACGCAAATGA